From the genome of Paraburkholderia aromaticivorans, one region includes:
- a CDS encoding TraB/GumN family protein — protein sequence MPDGLAARRLTRRLRDGDLGAAFARRWRARALTGAALLGVCSVFHPGTAAIGVTHAAGAAANAPAQAGRPALPVPNLPAPPRASLPGFNPPPASPGTTASGPVRAQPARMPFYVATRGTTTIYVLGTLHVGDPADYPANQPFRAPILGALAASPTLALELSPDELLVSQDDVSKYGVCRRDCLPGLLPEPLWHKLALRLRGNPAALDAIKKTRPWLASLLVETYDSLSAGLQTEYGSEAQLQNVYIRTRGKIVGLETLPQQMRAFTGLSLAQQREMLAQDLVQTPAENVEDVRTLHRLWRVGDADAIAAWQAAKSEKLARDKRVSDSIDNKIVYDRNRRFVSRMLLIAAPNKPVFVAIGALHLGGRKGVLELLRQRGFVVEAG from the coding sequence ATGCCTGATGGGTTGGCGGCGCGTCGTCTTACGCGCCGCTTGCGTGATGGCGACCTTGGTGCCGCATTCGCGCGGCGCTGGAGGGCGCGTGCACTGACCGGTGCCGCGCTCCTCGGCGTTTGTTCCGTTTTTCATCCGGGCACGGCAGCCATCGGCGTCACGCATGCGGCCGGGGCGGCCGCCAATGCGCCCGCGCAGGCAGGGCGTCCAGCGCTGCCAGTGCCCAACCTGCCGGCGCCGCCACGCGCCAGCCTGCCGGGTTTCAATCCGCCGCCCGCCTCGCCGGGCACCACGGCGAGCGGCCCGGTACGAGCGCAGCCGGCGCGCATGCCGTTCTACGTCGCCACACGCGGCACGACCACTATCTACGTGCTGGGTACGCTGCATGTCGGCGATCCGGCCGACTACCCCGCCAATCAGCCCTTTCGCGCACCGATCCTCGGCGCACTGGCTGCCTCGCCGACACTGGCGCTCGAACTCTCACCCGACGAACTGCTTGTCTCGCAAGACGATGTGTCGAAGTACGGCGTCTGCCGGCGCGACTGTCTGCCGGGTCTGCTGCCCGAGCCTTTGTGGCACAAGCTGGCGCTCCGCCTGCGCGGCAACCCGGCAGCACTGGACGCCATCAAGAAAACGCGGCCCTGGCTCGCTTCGTTGCTGGTCGAAACCTACGATTCCCTGAGCGCGGGCCTGCAGACCGAGTACGGCTCGGAAGCGCAGTTGCAGAACGTGTATATCCGCACGCGCGGCAAGATCGTCGGTCTCGAGACCTTGCCGCAGCAGATGCGCGCGTTCACGGGGCTGTCGCTCGCGCAGCAGCGCGAGATGCTGGCGCAGGACCTCGTGCAGACGCCGGCGGAAAACGTCGAGGATGTGCGGACGCTACATCGTCTGTGGCGCGTGGGCGATGCGGATGCGATCGCCGCCTGGCAAGCCGCGAAATCCGAAAAGCTGGCGCGCGACAAACGTGTCTCCGATTCGATCGACAACAAGATCGTCTATGACCGCAACCGGCGCTTCGTTTCGCGGATGCTGTTGATCGCCGCGCCGAACAAACCAGTGTTCGTGGCGATCGGCGCGCTGCATCTGGGTGGCCGCAAAGGCGTGCTGGAGCTTTTACGGCAGCGCGGGTTCGTGGTGGAGGCGGGGTGA
- a CDS encoding type II toxin-antitoxin system PemK/MazF family toxin, translated as MSHENRFVVTPSEINALRVCTTVPITSSESFTRNVGLAVPVSGHDTSGVAVRNQLRTFDIDA; from the coding sequence ATGAGTCACGAAAACCGTTTCGTCGTCACGCCGAGCGAGATCAACGCGCTGCGCGTGTGTACGACCGTGCCCATCACGAGCAGCGAAAGTTTCACCCGCAACGTCGGTCTTGCGGTTCCGGTCTCAGGGCACGACACGAGCGGCGTCGCAGTCCGCAACCAGCTTCGCACCTTCGACATCGACGCATGA
- a CDS encoding tetratricopeptide repeat protein produces the protein MEHHSQPERAHAAPPQTAYLTALIDAALEAHQAGQLDTAESFYREALTLDAAHTGALHYFGVLHYQRGNHDTAAGLMSRALKLDRHDAACWSNRGLVAAALGHLDEAMICYDQALQLKPDFADAHNNFGAALQAQGAFLEAVEHYRLALASNPALLDAHLNLGTALTKLARFDEALACYRHVLSLDPASADAHFSAGNAYQAKGDHGAAIASFEQALALRADYAQAHVNLGSLIGKLGDYAGAEAHYRRAVALKPIPTHLVCLGGSLGAQGRLDEEEGFYRQALALDPHYADAHQNLAWLLLKRGDYTQGWAEFALRWRKSDYDAIAVPGVAEWRGEPLAGRRLLLVGEQGFGDHFQFLRFASVLAQRGATVDLCVREPLLPLVERIAGVHRAVSGKPGGEYDFWVPMMSVPSCLGTDLASLPADVPYLFAEETKLEAWRKRLGAANGSKRKVGLVWAGSPTFGNDRYRSMTLAELSTLSELENVTWYALQKGPAHAQLADAPPAFRAHDFTAELDSFEDTAALIMNLDLVIAVDTAVAHLAGALGKPVWLLLPANSDWRWLETRSDSPWYPGMRLFRQAVLGDWAPVVGEVTQALKKDAQ, from the coding sequence ATGGAACATCACTCCCAGCCTGAGCGCGCGCATGCCGCACCGCCGCAAACCGCTTACCTCACCGCATTGATCGACGCCGCGCTCGAAGCGCACCAGGCCGGCCAGCTCGACACCGCTGAATCGTTTTACCGCGAAGCGCTCACGCTCGATGCCGCGCATACCGGAGCACTGCACTACTTCGGCGTGCTGCACTATCAGCGCGGCAATCACGATACCGCCGCCGGCCTGATGAGCCGCGCGCTCAAACTCGACCGCCACGATGCCGCCTGCTGGAGCAACCGCGGACTCGTAGCGGCCGCGCTCGGTCATCTCGACGAAGCAATGATCTGCTACGACCAGGCGCTGCAACTCAAGCCTGATTTCGCCGACGCGCACAACAACTTCGGCGCCGCGCTGCAAGCGCAGGGCGCCTTCCTGGAAGCGGTCGAACATTACCGGCTGGCGCTGGCATCGAACCCCGCGCTGCTCGACGCGCATCTGAACCTAGGCACGGCGCTAACCAAGCTCGCCCGTTTCGACGAAGCGCTCGCGTGCTACCGGCACGTCCTGTCGCTCGATCCGGCATCGGCGGACGCGCACTTCAGCGCGGGAAATGCGTACCAGGCGAAAGGCGACCACGGCGCGGCGATCGCCAGCTTCGAGCAAGCGCTGGCGCTGCGGGCGGATTATGCGCAAGCGCACGTCAATCTGGGCAGCCTGATCGGCAAGCTCGGCGACTATGCGGGCGCTGAAGCGCACTACCGGCGCGCAGTCGCGCTCAAACCGATTCCGACTCACCTCGTGTGTCTGGGCGGATCACTCGGTGCGCAAGGCCGCCTCGACGAAGAGGAAGGTTTCTATCGCCAGGCGCTCGCGCTCGATCCGCATTACGCGGACGCGCATCAGAATCTCGCATGGCTGTTGCTCAAGCGCGGCGACTACACGCAAGGCTGGGCCGAATTCGCGCTGCGCTGGCGCAAGAGCGACTATGACGCGATCGCGGTGCCGGGCGTGGCCGAATGGCGTGGCGAGCCGCTCGCAGGGCGTCGCCTGCTGCTGGTCGGCGAACAGGGTTTCGGCGACCACTTCCAGTTCCTGCGCTTTGCGAGCGTGCTGGCCCAGCGCGGCGCGACCGTCGACCTCTGCGTCCGCGAGCCGCTGCTGCCTCTGGTCGAGCGCATAGCGGGCGTGCATCGCGCGGTCAGCGGCAAGCCCGGCGGCGAGTACGATTTCTGGGTGCCGATGATGAGCGTGCCGTCCTGTCTCGGCACGGATCTCGCAAGTCTTCCTGCGGACGTGCCCTATCTGTTCGCCGAGGAAACGAAGCTCGAGGCATGGCGCAAACGGCTCGGCGCGGCCAACGGATCGAAGCGCAAGGTGGGCCTCGTTTGGGCCGGCAGTCCCACGTTCGGCAACGACCGCTATCGGTCGATGACGCTGGCCGAACTGAGCACGCTCAGCGAGCTGGAGAATGTCACTTGGTACGCGTTGCAAAAAGGCCCGGCGCATGCGCAATTGGCCGACGCCCCGCCGGCTTTCCGTGCCCATGATTTCACCGCCGAGTTGGACAGCTTCGAAGACACGGCCGCGCTGATCATGAATCTCGATCTGGTGATCGCGGTGGACACCGCCGTCGCGCATCTGGCCGGCGCCTTGGGCAAACCCGTGTGGTTACTGCTGCCCGCCAACTCCGACTGGCGCTGGCTGGAAACGCGCAGCGACTCGCCGTGGTATCCGGGGATGAGGTTGTTCCGCCAAGCGGTGTTGGGGGATTGGGCGCCGGTGGTCGGAGAAGTGACACAAGCTTTGAAGAAGGACGCTCAGTGA